The DNA segment CATGCAAGTAAGTGAAATATAAGCTAATACACTATACGTGTAGATAAACTCATTAAGggttaaaaaggaaaacaggGGCGCAGCTTATCAGAAATACCCATGTTCCATAGGATATTATAATGCATTATGTAAATGTAGTTTAAGAAtactttaaaatattgtattttgtgttttagtattgCACTTATCAGGCTcctttaatgaaaatgtaagcATGAAGTCAATTGGTGACATCAGAGAAGGCGAATCAGTTGAAAGGGACGTTCGAGACGTGGTAGAGAGGGCTGACATTGACAGAGGTAAGTGAAGTTTCGGCAAGGTGTTTCTAGTAGTAGAGGCGTTATTAACCACTAATCTCCAACCACCAGACAAGCCCAGAGGCTTGCTCTTCCCACATAGCTCTTGTAGTGCTGCCACCATGGCAAGGCATTCTGGGTAGGTTTACAATGATCACCTTTCTGCCTCTATATCCATTTTATACATGGGCCCCTTGGTGCAGATGTATGCTGTACTAGGCAGACTTTAAACAGAGCTCGAGACAGGTGCAtaagccagatcaccactcatggacagctgtttcgtcccattgcacagcgctacggaatttgatggcgctatataaaacaataaataataataatgggactCCTCAGCATGAGGCTGGATACTGGCTCGTTGCTTGAGGCTTACAGCGACACGTGAAGCACGCACAACATAAGTTGTGGTGGGGTAAATATGATGGAAAGCCCCTTCACTTAGAATTAAGGGGgtagcagaggcattattaaacactaaccTGCAACCACCAGACAAGCCCAGAGACTTGTGATGGTGAGGCTTTCCCCAGTATGTTTTTAGTCTTTTGCTGCGCTGTGGTCCCTCTaaatcaggcatgtccaaagtccggcccgcgggccaattgcggcccgcgttccggactgatacggccccccaagtgagcaccgggacttggcgtcatcagccggcgcagggagaaggaaagcgccagatttgggcatccaccgggtacttaccaagccggaggttcccacgaagccaccaatctctaggggaggggcgagtgaagaagccgcctcccctgggccggtcttcagggccgcgccgaggtaggtgaaagatcgtgatctcccccaactagccctgttcagcagggctggttggggagatcacgacctccctctaaccagcccgacattagggagctcgaggtctggcacttcagacctcggcttccctgctccctaatcactacgcgacggctattgatgccgagcgcagggatgacgtcatgtcccggcgctcgccatcaattgccggcgcgtagtgatgagggagcagggaagctgagatctgaagtgccagacctcgcgctcccacaactggatggaagaaagaagacagaagataaggtaagacatggggagaaaggggtgtgagtgcagtgtatgtatgttggtgtgatatggtcagtgtatttgtaagctggtgtgtgtatgtatgtatgtgtatatatatatatgtgtatgtatatatatatatatgtgtatatatatatatatatatatatatatatatatatatatatatatatatatatatatatatatatacacacacacacatacatatatatatatatatatatatatatatatatatatgtgtgtgtgtatatatatatatatgtgtgtgtgtgtgtgtgtgtatatatatatatatgtgtgtgtgtgtgtgtgtatatatatatatatatgtgtgtgtgtgtgtgtatatatatatatatatatgtgtgtgtgtgtatatatatatatatatatgtgtgtgtgtgtgtgtgtgtgtgtgtgtatatatatatatatatatatatatatatatatatatatatatatacatgtgtgtaaaggcaggggtgtgtggtgagggcagtgtataaatgtgtatgtatggacaggcatatgtgtagatatatacatagatatatatatatatatatatacatagatatatatatatatatacatagatatatatatatatatatatatatatatatatatatacatagatatatatatatatatatatacatagatatatatatatatatatatatatatatatatatatatatacatacatatatatatatatatatatacatacatatatatatatatacacatatatatatatatatatacacatatatatatatatatatatatatatacatacacatatatatatatatacacacatatatatatatacacacacatatatatatatatatatacacacatatatatatatatatatatatatatatatatatacacatatatatatatatatatatatatatatatatatatatatatatatatacacatatatatgtatatgtatatatatatatgtgtgtgtgtgtgtgtgtgtgtaagggcagtgcatgtatgtatatgtcagcaaatcaccggtaaggtacattgcttgccgtgattggctggttgttgtatgctgggtagaggggtagtcttatacggcgagtatagtccaaactctatatttgaactgtaaaagttgggggtcgtcttatacgcccagtcgtcttatacgccggaatatacggtaactttaaacagggttcatgtttgactgtagacgagggttgaaatttaaccctcccctacacaatttcttcatcagatgcccttgtggctgtgtgtgccggcgcagggagaaggaaagcccaaatcttgcgatctcggacgtcgctagatttgggctttccttctccctgcgccggcacacacagccacaagggcatctgatgaagaaattgtaggcagtggcggaactaccggggtcgcaactgcgaccgggccctggagttctgccagtcaggggggcccaaggggtgctgagcggttgctgtaaacgaccgctcggcacctcttgggcccccctgactgacagaaatccaggactcctctgctcgctgctgccgccgccgcctgcctctgcactACCCAGAGTgcagggttggaagcgtgaggcgtttgtctcggcagtgaagcgccggcgcccgagacaaacgcctcaagctcccaacacaggagttgacggtaagtgacctacaaaggggagtagggagggagtgggtagatcgtgagaagggggggagggtagatcgttagaagaggggtagggagggagagggtagatcgttagaaggggggtagggagggagagggtagatcgtgagaagggtagggagggagaggggagattgtgagaaggaggggtagggagggagaggggagattgtgagaagggggggtagggagggagaggggagattgtgagaagggggtagggagggagaggggagattgtgagaaggggggtagcgagggagaggggagattgtgagaaggggggtagagaggggagatagtgaggaagggatagatgtggtatgtcgttttcaataaactttgcataaaatagttaatttgcatttaattttaatggttcagaaaatgtcaggcaaaatggtcggccctcgcacatgttcacttcatcaaatctggcactcttcgaaaaaagtttggacatgcctgctctaaATCATTTAGAGCTTATAAACCGTCCTCAAATGCTACCCAGCAGAGGTGAAATGAGATGCGTGTTAAGAGCCTGGTTTTGGTTGTGAATGAATATcactaaattacattttcttctaaACAGATGGACTATATATAGCAGAGGAATATGCTACCGACCTACTCCCTGTGTTCCAGGAAGACTATGTGGAGATGTCGGCTAGCCAGTCAGCTTTGGATAATATCGGAATTCTTCCGTCTGAGTTTGGATCTTATGAATGGGCACAAACAGTGTCCGCTTTAGGCAAAAACGTGATTCTTGGCGACATTgtccaaaaaaaaccaaagggaAAGTTGACTCCTGGCAACAAAAGTGTCGCAAAGAAAACTAAGGACAACCTGACTCATAGAAGCACCAGTGtcccaaagaaaacaaaagaaaagttgACTCCGGGCAGCAACAACTTTACAAAAAGTACAAAAGAAAAACCTGCCAAGCAATTACCGGGAACAACAGTTAACGCCGGACACCATACACTGCTTGCCAGGGACCCTAATGCGTGCCCTGATTGCGGAAAATACTTTCATAATAAATCCAATCTCCGCAGACATCAGAAAATCCACTACAGGAAGGTCCATAAATATTATGAAAGTGGAGGACAGTTTCATAATAAACAACCCTTACACCGCCGGAAGGCGCAGGCCGCTGGGAACCTTCATCGGTGCAACGACTGCGGGAAACAGTTTAACTCCAAAAGTCATCTTACGTCGCACCAAAGGGTTCACACAGGGGAGAAACCCCATACCTGCAATGAATGCGGGAAATGCTTTGGTAGTAAAGCTTATTTTATTGTTCACCAGAGGATTCACTCTGGGGAGAAGCCATACATTTGCTCACACTGTGAAAAGCGCTTTGCGGACAGGTCAAATCTGCGCAAACACCAGCGAACACATAGGTAGGACTGACTGAATTCCTGCTTTAAACGCGGGAAGCACTTGTAATTCCAAATAGTTTTACCGTGCAACGGGGACAtcatataggatgcctctgggGTGTGACATGTATTATCATACAGGATGCTTGTAATGTGAACACGTATGAAACATTAGTGGACCTCACATCTGCAGCTCCGAGGGATGTAGAATAACATGAGATGCTAACTTGGATTCAGAGTTCTCATCCCGCAGTATCGTCCAACGCAAGTTGCAGCATTCTAGTTTCCACACTTGTCTCATAATCCTCCTTTTAGCCATAGCATGATATCTGAGCAGCGCAGGAATTGTAGCTCTAAAAGCTTTCCATCCCAAGTGGAATCTGTCACGTTGTTCCTTATTTATTGGGTGAACGGTTAACTGAGGCATATTGACATCCGCTGGTCCCACTGTTCATGTACCATCCTTTTTAAATGTGAGCTATATCATTAAATGTACAGATGATGTGCTAGTGGGCAATTGTttagcggcagggacacatctcTACTACGTTTTAGTGATGTGCCCCCCTGCGCTCTGGAGTAAAAGGGATATGTATTAATGTGGAACGTTCACATTGCCGGTTATCTCAAAATTTTCAATTCTGTATCTTCAATAAAACCAAAACTTTTATTAGTAGTATTGTatcctttttttcccaaaaaaatgtGGTTTATCTTTCCCTTAAGGACAAAAGCAGACTGTACTTGCAATAGTGAGAAAAACTAATCTTGTAGAGGTTAATGTTAACTACCAATTGTAGATTTGATTCCAGTTGAGGATTTGTATTCAttcgttcattcattcattcgttcataataataataaaggaatgACGAAAGGGTTATTGCTATTGCTCAAATCAGACCTTCTGAAGACATCTTTTCAATCCGTCCAGGGATTGAGAACCTAAAGTCAAGGTTTTTCATAGGTCCCTCAAAcatttcaaagtttttttttttttttttttttttttttttttaattggaaaatTGATTTACTTGTATTGGTTCTTTCCAGCTAGCAGATGCAAAACAATTGTTGAGAAGACCTGATACTACACCGAATTGGCAAAACAAAGGTGGTGCTTCGCATAGAACCGTTCATTGATTATATTAGCATGTGAACAAATACGCTTAAACAGGTACATTGTGTTCTTTACACATGAAAACAACACAAACTTATGAAAAGCTCTTTCTGTTCTTATGGAAAcaaatgctttcattttttcacagtctgcttttgtgtcacaaagAGATTAGAAAGGGAGTAAAATAACGATTAGAAATCTGTTTGTTTCCAGGGCGACTTTTCACACGTGCAATGGAGAGCGAGTCTGATGCTTTAAGTTGTAAatttgttaaattcagcagggcgtgtgtgtgtgtgtgtgtgtatgtatatgtatatgtatatgtatgtgtgtgtgtgtgtatatatatatatatgtatatgtatgtatgtaactatatgcgcaaaagtattgggacacacctcaaTTATTGAAtacaggtgtttcaatcagacccattgcaaCAGGTGTTATacaatcaagcacctagccatgcaggctgcatttataaacatttgtgaaaaaaaatgtgttattctaaAGAGATCAGTGAATGCACGTTttgtactgtgataggatgccctCTTTGCAAAtttgaaatttcatccctgctagatattccatgtTCAACTGTAAAGCGGTATTATTGGGAggtgtttaggaacagcagccaCAAAGTGTTACTGTTAAAATTCACAGGGTCATCAAGCTCTGCAGcgcatggtgcgtaaaagtcaccagcgctctgctgattccatagctaaaGAGTTTCAAACTTCCGCTGTCATCGATATCAGCCCAAAAACCGCTCTGGGAGCTTCTTGGAATGGGTTACTGCGGCCGAGctgctgcatgcaagcctcacatcgcCAATTACTATGCCAAGCGTCGGATCGGGTGTCATAAAGCGGCTGCCGCTGGACCCTTTCACCCCTACCGTTTCACCATACcatgacattttggacaatgttgctttcaactttgtgggaacagtttgggcaagacccttttctatcccGGCATGACTGTGTGCCACAATACAAAGCAAAGTGGTTTGGATTTGTTTTGTTACCCCTAGATGTCACCAttgtataacatttttgttaaaaagttcATGTTATATATGAGCCTTAATTCTGTTGTGCTTTGCTACCATATTACAATCTGCAGACATATAATGGATTAGTGTATCagtttatattatacacattcCCCATTTCTCTCTATCTTCTGCTAGATACTAATATCCTCCATCCCTACTATTAAGGAATCTGATAAAACATATTacgtttctattattttttgttggatttttttctttgttttatttatttttctcaatttttacACTGGACACATATCCATTACTTAACAAAGAcaattatgtataaaacatattctGGGGCAGAGAAGTGGCCTTATAAAATGagcaagcaatggaatgacCATGAATGTTCCATTACATAGTTTGCTATGGGACaagaccactttttaaactttggaCATAAAGTTGCAAAGctactttttttcatatttagtttTCTGTAGCTGGATCCTTATACCTGTCCCCCATACCTGTTTGATTATAATTAATTTTAGTTGTTTCATTTTCTGTAAAGTCTCTTGTTTGCCCTGCAAATAATATATCCTTTTGCTTGGTAACGTACTTTCAGACCAAGCATAGGGTTCCCCCCTGGTGTGAATGATCAGATTTTTTATTTgcacattaaatacattaagatTTCACAAGATCTGGGTAGACAGTGAACCATTTGACACTTCACAGTCTGCTTTCACTACAATTGATTAGGCAGGATTTGACTCGTAATTAAATCATTCTCCATACTAAACAAGGAGATGTGACATTATGTTCCacaagatttaattttttttatatttaatattctcaTTATATAACACGAAACAGCCTTATCTTCTAGAAACATGAGCGGAGTTTTGGCTAATTCACCAAAAAGTGTTTTTcccagaggaaaaaaagaaaccgtACCGTCTGTTGTAAGCAATCCCCAAATCAGGAAgcactttttaaaaacataactgAATCAAATGTACAATATGTGCGTTTTACCATGGGAAACCCTATTGTAATGAATAAACTGGTAAATTGGAGGGATTAAACTTGGTACCTTTTAAAGAGAACCATATTGaaaaattcaaaataataaaaaaaaggaaatatggaTTTTCAAAGAACACGCTGCTCAAAACAGGGTGCAATATTTTGTCGAAGGAGAGCACAAGGGACTGCTACATATTGGCTAAAATGATCCGGTATTCAAAAAAATTGTTAATCCTGTAGCTTTTTATGTTCCTAAAGTGAAATATACTATAGATTTATGCTGTAGGACaggcttggctggccctgtataatgtacagttaaATAAAAAGGGATTTCTCCAACATctagcataattattttttatgataatcTATTCCTATTAGTAAAATGATACTGCAATACATTTCCATGTTACAGTTTTTGCATTTAGTATGTAGatattagccttttttttatttaatcatcaAAGCTGCGGTAAAACCTAGTGGATAAAACCCCAACCATTTtcgaaataaaaatgcaacccaAGCGAATGCTTTTGTTTGATGAATGAACAATAAGaactaatttaatatattaaaagaatgAACAATCCTACCAACCCTCTTGAAATTATCTTCTTTTGAACATTTGCAGTTAAAGAAGATTTgaataattaatgaattatttgTAGAATAGTGAATTCAATTTTACGGTTTTATTTTTGAGATTGAAATCAAAATGGACCAACTGTGtgaaagcaaaaatattttctattaaatcAATAACTCAATAACAAAACTACACTCTTTTCCACTATTGAGGAGGAGGAATCATTTTAAGAGATTGTCTAGCCGTCGTCTTAAATTATTTATGCACAAAGATTAACTCTGAAGAGATTATATCTgaggataaatacacaatgagcCCCAAGACATTAGAAGACTTAACACATTTTACTTTCCCTTATAAGATTTTCAATAGgtaacaacatcagagatttcGAAATGTGAGCTTTGTTATTGAAAAAAGTTAgaaacaaatatgcaaaatactGTCAGGATTAATAACCTATATGATCAAAACGATTCATTTCTGGGTAGAAAGTATTTCATGCTTTAGAATTTGTATATGTTGGATACATTATTTCACCCCCCCCAGTTGAGAAttaagaaatattatatatgtctTCTAAACGGTGAGTTATATATTTTCACGTCAAATACAGCTGCATCTGATTTGAGGCTGCATAAGACGAAGCTCTTTCTTATGATACATTGCTGGAGAGAAAGTCCTTCATGTTTTGGGTTTGAAATACAATGGAATCCTGAAAAAAGTTAAGATCTGTAGCCTAACCAATCTTACGTTACCCAAACCAAAGCTCTCTCTTGTGCTCCATGTCTGGTTAGAAAGCGGTTCCTGTTTTGGATTTTGTACACATTGGGCATCCAACTTTACATCTACATCCATGAAGAACATTTACTAAAACTATATAATATCATGAGAAGAAGGAAGACATGATCTGTCTCGTCTACTTTATTCCTTGTTAGAAAATACTCCTTGTTTTAGACTTTGTATACATTGAGCAATCTCTCTCTGTTGGCTGCTAGCTGTTATAAAACAACACAGAGTCTACAATCTGTCCTTCCATGAAAAAGTTGTATTTCCCCACTAAACATGAAGACAAACTCGATTTTATCCCAATGCATTAGAGTAATGTGAAAATTAAATAGCagacatataattttttttaaaagaaagcaaaatacCAAACAGAAACAATCTGTTCACCAACTTTTGGCTTGTATTAAAACTGAAAGTGAAAGCTTACACTAATATTTTGAATTGCTGATTATGTGATTCTGGTGAAA comes from the Spea bombifrons isolate aSpeBom1 chromosome 8, aSpeBom1.2.pri, whole genome shotgun sequence genome and includes:
- the LOC128502592 gene encoding zinc finger protein 347-like, which codes for MKDKKHMAERFLNHALGIIYLLTGEEYIIVKKNSPHCSISHLSGEIPVTCGDVSVYFSVEEWNYLEEHKDIYKDLVTEMCPPSTISTEIPEKLSSDFVNEKIATITIREDCEDGTHERDVETDTHAILHLSGSFNENVSMKSIGDIREGESVERDVRDVVERADIDRDGLYIAEEYATDLLPVFQEDYVEMSASQSALDNIGILPSEFGSYEWAQTVSALGKNVILGDIVQKKPKGKLTPGNKSVAKKTKDNLTHRSTSVPKKTKEKLTPGSNNFTKSTKEKPAKQLPGTTVNAGHHTLLARDPNACPDCGKYFHNKSNLRRHQKIHYRKVHKYYESGGQFHNKQPLHRRKAQAAGNLHRCNDCGKQFNSKSHLTSHQRVHTGEKPHTCNECGKCFGSKAYFIVHQRIHSGEKPYICSHCEKRFADRSNLRKHQRTHR